The following is a genomic window from Solanum lycopersicum chromosome 6, SLM_r2.1.
TACCAAACTACAAGTTCGACCTATGTAGAGAACTTGTCGGCTATGTTGCtcgaactcttcaaaaatgtcgacGGATGTATGTCGTATTCTCCAAAGATAGTGTATTTTTGAATGATCGACAGGGTGCGacaacatttttggagagtccaaGCAACTTAGCTTGTCGGCATGAGCTCTCTCTGAAAAGATAGAGACACCTACTTTCAGGTGCGGTGCATGCCAGGAGGGTAATGTCAAAAGGCATTCTTGCGACTTTTTGTCACTTTGAATTGTTGTTCCTTATtgatgtcattagtgacatgaAAAGGgacaattttcttataaatagagCACAAGCTCATTCGtaaatagagaagaaaaatatagataGCGTAATAAGGTATTTCAAAGGCGGACTAAGAAAATAGtttgtgaaagaaaaatatagtttGAGCAATATTTTAGTAGTGTAGAAAATCAAAAGAAGGTTATTTCTTTTGAGTgctctctctatattttttcttctctgtGCTTTCTTCTCTTTGCTGTATTTACATATGAGCTGAAGTGCTTTATTTATAAATTCTTATTTTGTCCATTTTGATGTCACTAGTGACATCAATTAGGAACAATAATTTAAAGTGATAGATGCCTATATTTATATGAAGTTGTAGGAATGCCTTTTTGACATTTGCTGCAATCCTGCAGCAAATGAAGAATTTGTTGCATGGACCCCACAAGTGTAATGCaatgaaaaaagaatcaaacatGGCTTCAGGCTCTAGCACTTTAATTATGGACTTGTCTATTGTCGCTCTGTTACCTTGATGTGCTAAGAACAAATAGTTTGAGGTTGAGATTTTTCTCTTGTTATAATGCTCTAGACGCAGGGATAGCAAAACCTTATGACCTGTAGGAACTATAACCTTATGGCATGGGAGAGGGATGAAATGTTAAAGAAACTAAGGGCAGCTAATGAATTGAAATTTAGCTATTAGTGTTTGATGTCTACGTATAACAGGCTGTTAATTTGCAAAGTTTTGTTGTTGAGGCTTGAGGGTAGTAAGCTTGTTTATGTTTGCATTCCTTATTGTTAATAGATGATCAAAAGTGAGATACTTTTGTGAAGCGAGCCAGagaatttaattttgtaattcaGGAGTGACTTATGGTCAAAGAAAGGATTTCTGCcatcgaatatatatatatgtagcgAGGCAAATAGTTAAAGAAAGGATTTCTGCCacgaatatatatatacgtgGCCAGGCAAAGTTTTGAAGTAGGTATCTTTTAGGTGTAATGTTGAGGAAAGAACTTACAAACTCATGCTAAGAACTGCAACCGGTTGGAATAGGATACAGAGCCTATTAACAAGGATATTTTCAGGttaatagaaagaacaagagacaGGCTAAAAGGTGAGCTGCAACCGCTTGATTGTGAGCTGTACAAAATCTAGAAGATCTGGTTGAGTCTGAAAGAATCTGTGGAAACGTAAGATTCAGAGTAGACTTAAATGAGTAAATGACTAGGAGTTTGAAGTGATGAGAAATTTCCAAGTTGTATAACAGATACAATTACCTCAGCTACAAAACAGAGATGAATCAAAGAAGAAGGGAAATAAGGCCAGCAGTTTATCCGGTAAATTCTACTTTTTTAGTTTGTCCAAGGGGAATGTCCCCGTGGAAACATTTCTGAAAGAATTTTGGAGGaaaaaaatttcaccaaaaatTGCTTTCATATGGTACATGAGGCCATCCTAACTCCTGACAACCTAAAGAACAAGGGATGAATTTTTAGAAATAGATGCTACTTGTTTGAACAAGAGAACATATGTGGAATATGTTTCTAGCTTGTCCGGAACAgtcatgaaaaagaaaattgatgtgCTAATGGTATAAGAAGCAAAGAAGACATGGGAGACAATACCATTGTATATGCATACCAAAGTTGGATGGAGAGAAGCAAAATATGGGAAATGATACCCATTGTACACAGCTTATAAAGAAGCAGGAGATGTTTTGATTAGGAAGCTGTGAAGAAAAATACTTAACTGGATGACAACAATTATTTTGGGGCAACCAGGGGTCCAGGACCATGTAGATGATGTAGGTGTCTCTGTTGACCTTATCTAAATCTTTTTAATGTGCCTCATTGGTGCTTTATCttgttataaaaagaaaaaaagtgaagCGAAAGGGACATCAAAAAAGTAACTAACTGTAAAGAAATAGGATTAAAGTGTTGAGTTATTGTTCAGAAATTGGGAAgctaattttactttgtttggtTTTCTCTTGCATAATTAAAGCATTGACATGGTTTATCCTTGGGGTGCTTCTATTCTAAAAAGCTTAAATTGACCTTGACCTATATATAAGTAATCATGTTTGAGTTGGCTAGAGcatagaaagaaaaaacatgAGTCAGGTGCTGTTGTTAGACTATGTTGCCTAGACTCTTAAAAAGTGTTGTTGAGTGTGTGTCAGATCCTCCGAAAGTAGTacatttttggaggatccgacatGTTTGCAAGAGCATTTTCtgagagtccgagcaacatagctgCTGGACCTAACTGTGAACCAACTGGGTGTGTGAGGCCCCCTAGGTCTCTTTTAATGGGCTATTCCATCACATTGACGGCCAATCTTGAAAATGTTTCCTCTTATAGATGATTGCTTTCTGATTGGTTGCAGATATTCTTCTTCATAGAATTAAACCTGACTTGTTGGGGGTACAGTGTACTATTATTAGTATCACTCATGGACTGTTAATTGCAAATCAATATCAAACTTTAGTTCAGCTGTACCATCTGTCAGTAATATAGTGGAATGATACCATCATATGTTGCTTAAAACTAGGAGTTATGCTGAGGAGCAATGTGATGAAATAGCCCATGTAAGGCAGTCATGATATTATCCCATTGAAGCGGGATAAAAGAATCCTTGGATGATTTTCTATAATCTCTTAAAAACTCTGGATTATTTTGAACAGGAattttatcttcattttttttttcattagtaAGTTAAACCAAACCATCTGATCTAAAGGCTCTATCAAAGTTTAATATCCCATGGTTTTAAATTTGGTATGTAAAGTAAGATTCCTCAAGCCATGTGGTCCTCGGGATCCTTGGCTTCCTAATGTAAAGGAAAATTGCATTTCACTTGGTTGATATTTGTTATACGAAACCATTTCTTGTACAACTGGATTATCCCAGTATGTAAAGTCACTAAACATCTAATTTGTTTCTGTGCCTGCAGATGAATCTGGCCATCCTTAAGGTTGCTGCTGTGTGGAGGCTACCTTACTTGACagctcttttttcttttgtgcacctttttttttttttatgactatCAAATACAACATTTTTGTATTGCATAAAATGTCTCCTGAATCGTTGTTGGAGAAACTCGTGTTACTGGAAATTGTCATTTAACTGAAAGCTGCATTTTGTTTTCTGTTACTAAGTTTTGTTTGTGATTTGCATCTAATCCtaatatttaaattgatttgCACCCTAATTTCTTTGCAAGACAATAAGAACACTATTTTCTTGAAATCCAAGAGGGCAAAAATTGGATATATCAAGTTGGGGCCTAATGTTGTTCATGATTTTACCTTCAGAGAAGTTTGTAGATACGAATATGTAGCTAGCTGATCTTGAGGGCATCATTCTCTGGTGTTACCATGCAAGACGATTGAAAGAGCAATGATGCATGTAATTAGTTCGATCATACTCGTATTCTAGTAATGCCAAATAGTAGTGCTTCTTTAAATTTGGGAAAAAAGGCAACAAAGTAGCGCTAGCTGGAACTGGACAATGGGTGTGTGTCTGATACCTCGATGTCAGCTCTTCGCCACCTGGGGCTGTTCCAAGGGTTGGACTATTCGTCTATTAAAACGGTACATGAACTGGATTTTAGGATACATATATATTGAGCCAATGTTCATATATCTAGAAGCAACTACGTAAAAATCCACTTTTATTGTAATTCTCAGCTCATTTATTTAGCAATTGGTTCTTTGAATTAAATGacaaaatattaaacaaaatgACAAGTCACACTCTTTACCTAACACATCCCTCTCAACCTATCCTATTATCTCACTCGTTTTTCTCATTTGGCCCAAAATttctatattatacaaaatttaagCAAGATTTGaaggtgattttttttataaattttttcggATAAAGTGCTATATCTAATAAATGGAAAACTCCTATATATACGGGgaattttttttctcccttttatAGATTAGTTACAGTAAAAATAGCGCGTAAATATTTTTGGGAAGGAGTATATCTCAATTTGACATCTCATACACGTACAAACGTAACCCACCAACCAACCGACGCTCCATTATTTTGAGAAGAAgcctttcttcttcatcatcaattTTCAGCTCATTCCTCTGcaccttccttttttttttgtattgtaaTATACACATATTgcgttttatttttgttgattagaTATTGATATTCAGAGATCGAATTGCTCTgctattgtaatttttttttgaaaaaaatatggatgaATTTGGCGTTTTGGTTGAGAGATATGGCGTCAAAGTTCAAGGAGGCAAGTCAACGCCCATGGCTAATTTGAAGGCGAAAAACAATTCCAGCAATGGTTTTCCGTCGAATCTCGGGTTTAATTCGGGTCAAAACACCGGGTATAGCTCTGGGGATCCATTTGCGGATGATCTCGATGGAATTTTCAGGTCTAAGACTTCGCCGAACTACGatgataatgatatttttgGAGGTGTGTTTGCAAATTCAAAGCAGCAGCAGAATAATGTGGATATTGAATCAGTATTGGGAGGTTCGAGTTcgggtaataataataactatgcTAGTAAGAATGTGAATGatgattttgatttgtttgGTACGGAACCAAAGAGGAGTGACTCGATTGATGATATATTTGGGAATTTGGGATTGAAGTCGGATAGTTTGAAGAAAGATCCTGCTGTAAATAGGTCAGAAGGTGATGATTTGATTCCTGGATTTGGTGATTTTAGCTCCCCAAGTTACAGGTATGTGTATTTATTTAGTTCAAATTCTTACCATGCGTGtttgaattttcaattttctttgcCCTCTGTTTATGTTTTAGCCTAATAAGTCAGAACCTTCCAGTAGATCCTCTATTTGTTGTGTCGCTATATTGTTAGTTTTGTGAACTATGACCGGAAACTGAAAGCATAAACCTCCTTTGCTTCATTATTTAAAGCAATAATTAACTGAATCCTAGGCTAGAAACATTATAAGTATTTCTGCTATGAGCTTAGGCTCACTATAACATTGAAGACATATTTGGTCCTGCAAATTGAATGTTGAGATGTGAGAAAATATAGAGGTGGTATAGAGAGAGGATCATAGTTTCTATGAAGTATATTACATGAATCTCCTTTTTactactccctccatttcactttgtttgtatattttgatttgAGACGgagttcaagaaaataaacaagacttttgaatcttagGGTTTTAAACTGAAAATATGTAGAATGCACgaaaatgtcatttaattttgtggttttaAACAAGTCGCGTGATTCGTTGAAATTAAAGAGTTTCCAAAGAAAAGGAAAGcgacattctttttaaaatggacTAAAGaggaaagtaagacaaacaccttGAGATGGAGGGAGTATCTTTTTCTCTCCAAGTGCTTTTCAAGTGTTTGATTGATTACTACATTTccattaaattataatttctttacTAGTTCACTAGCATTTTGATCTTGAAGCTGCTTCAGGAGACACCATCCATGTTGAGGCAAAGAATAAAGTTAACCTTCTTAATACCCAAATGGCTCAAGTTAGGATCTGACCATCTTATGatatactccctctgtccctatttagttgtccactttagaaatgacacatattaagaaaataattaatgatgtaGTGAGTTTAGCAtttacccctattaattatgaagtggataaaatgttctatatttttcaaagtaattagtcatttaattaatttagggtataatagataaaaaaaattgtactttcttgatttgtcaaaatggacaagtaattagggatgGATGGAGTAATTGACATTGCCAAACAAACATTTCAAATGTATCAATGTGTAACTCAAATCTACAGTGATGGGAAGCCTTGCAGAACCAATGGAGTCAACTATCTTTGCCactttcttgttttttatttatgtatcaCTCTATTCATCCTCAGAAGCATTGTTAAAACTCTATATATTTCTGTTTGTATAGCAAAAAATCAGACCCGAGAAGTCCTCAGCAATCAAATTCTTCTAAATCAAGCTCCTCTTCACCAGATGATCCATTTTTGGTTTTTGAATCATCTACCAGTGAGGCAAATGCTTCTTCTTGGCCATTTTCAGAATCGTCGGAACAGCATCGTGGAAGTAATCCCGTGACATCTTCAATTGACGAGCTTGAAAATTTTGCCAATTTTAAGGTTAGGAGTGATACAACCGAACGACCACATGTTCCTAAAAAGGACTCCTCTGTAAAGAGTCCTGTGGACAGAGCACAAGAGAAGTCCAAAAATGTGAGGGTGACAATCAACAAACCAAGCAATACGACAAAGCCAAAATCTGCAGCTGAGGTATTGATCAAGACTGTTGCGTTCCAAGATTTTGTGTGTACTGATGATGAACTAACCTTTTTGGTTCCCATGTCATGTTTCTCCCTATACCCTTCTTCTTTCAGGGACATATGTCTGCAGGCTTCCATAAGAAGGGAATGCCAGAAGAAAAGAAGTCATCGTTGAGTAAAAAAAACGCGTCGCCTGTGAAAAACTTTGTCGATGACTTAATGTTTTTTGGAGGTGACTTCATATCTGTAAAAGAAGATCCATTTCTTTTATAGGAATTAATCCATTAGAATTTAATAATGCCAGCATTTTACATTCGTCTTAATGcaaatatgttatattatttCCTGTTGATATTTGTTCGCTGTTGTGTACATGCAGACTCTGCTCCTTCCTCCGAGGCATTTCAGGAAGTTGAGGATGAAAgtgaagaaagaagaaatgCTAGGTTGAAACATCATTTGAAGACCCAAGAGCGCATGGTGATCTTTCTTATAACTATCCCTTTAACCGAGTAGTGTGCTACAGTTTCCTCGTTTCTTGCAATAACCTTCTTATTATTGGATGAGTATTGTGCTAGCATAT
Proteins encoded in this region:
- the LOC101265552 gene encoding uncharacterized protein isoform X1 is translated as MDEFGVLVERYGVKVQGGKSTPMANLKAKNNSSNGFPSNLGFNSGQNTGYSSGDPFADDLDGIFRSKTSPNYDDNDIFGGVFANSKQQQNNVDIESVLGGSSSGNNNNYASKNVNDDFDLFGTEPKRSDSIDDIFGNLGLKSDSLKKDPAVNRSEGDDLIPGFGDFSSPSYSKKSDPRSPQQSNSSKSSSSSPDDPFLVFESSTSEANASSWPFSESSEQHRGSNPVTSSIDELENFANFKVRSDTTERPHVPKKDSSVKSPVDRAQEKSKNVRVTINKPSNTTKPKSAAEGHMSAGFHKKGMPEEKKSSLSKKNASPVKNFVDDLMFFGDSAPSSEAFQEVEDESEERRNARLKHHLKTQERMAKALAEKTQRDLQSQNEQEEKHRLADTLNYDIKRWATGKEGNLRALLSSLQHVLWPECGWQPVSLTDLITSTSVKKVYHKATLCVHPDKVQQKGATVRQKYIAEKVFDLLKEAWNKFNTEELR